A single window of Desulfovibrio sp. G11 DNA harbors:
- a CDS encoding IS4 family transposase — MPHKEILDLSHHTTLFSQLLSLIPGHVFEKLERKHKTGRSSRQFGFKEQFTVMAFIQLAARRSLRDGLRALEAAKRRLYHLGLKSVARSTVADANNSRPVEFFKDLFAEMYGLCHLRAPRHKFRFKCKLYSMDATTISLCLSIFPWASFRRNKAGVKVNTVLDHDGYIPAFLDINNAKTHESRMAKSLSLPKGSIVTFDKGYICYSWFRMLTAKGIFFVTRLKSNAAYKLVDRRAVDRKTGVTSDHIIDVSSRGKTTRLRRIGYRDAKTGKRYEFLTNHFRLSAKTIADIYKERWQIEIFFREVKQNLHIKSFVGRSENAVHIQIYTALTVYLLLAYQKFLSKLGLSVQQLFELICLNLFGKDSLEELLNPRRRKTINTYSYSLLAMGA; from the coding sequence TTGCCACACAAGGAGATTTTGGACTTGAGCCATCATACTACACTCTTCTCTCAACTGCTATCCCTGATACCGGGACATGTTTTTGAAAAACTCGAACGCAAGCACAAAACTGGCCGCTCTTCACGCCAATTTGGATTCAAGGAGCAATTCACCGTCATGGCCTTTATCCAACTCGCTGCAAGGCGCTCTTTACGCGATGGGCTTCGCGCCTTGGAGGCGGCCAAGAGACGGCTGTATCACCTCGGCTTGAAATCAGTAGCGCGTTCCACGGTTGCCGATGCCAACAATTCAAGGCCTGTGGAATTTTTCAAAGACCTGTTCGCTGAAATGTATGGCCTGTGCCATCTTCGTGCGCCTCGTCACAAATTCCGCTTCAAGTGCAAGCTGTACAGCATGGACGCCACCACCATCAGCCTATGCCTGTCCATCTTTCCCTGGGCGTCGTTCCGGCGGAACAAGGCTGGCGTGAAAGTAAATACCGTGCTTGACCACGATGGCTACATTCCCGCTTTTCTCGATATCAACAATGCCAAAACCCACGAAAGCCGCATGGCCAAAAGTCTTTCATTGCCAAAGGGTTCCATCGTCACCTTCGATAAAGGCTATATCTGCTATTCCTGGTTTCGCATGTTGACCGCGAAGGGCATTTTCTTCGTAACCCGACTGAAGAGCAATGCTGCCTATAAGCTCGTTGATCGCCGCGCCGTAGACCGGAAAACCGGGGTCACGTCCGATCACATCATTGACGTGAGCAGCCGGGGAAAAACCACTCGTCTACGCAGAATCGGCTATCGCGATGCGAAAACCGGCAAACGGTACGAATTTTTGACCAACCATTTCCGCCTGTCCGCCAAGACAATTGCTGATATCTATAAAGAACGCTGGCAAATTGAAATATTCTTCCGCGAAGTCAAACAAAATCTGCATATTAAAAGCTTTGTCGGGCGCTCGGAGAATGCGGTGCACATCCAGATTTATACGGCCCTGACCGTGTATTTACTCCTGGCCTATCAGAAATTCCTGAGCAAGCTTGGGCTGTCGGTGCAACAACTCTTCGAGCTCATTTGCTTGAATCTGTTCGGCAAGGATTCTCTGGAAGAA
- the uvrA gene encoding excinuclease ABC subunit UvrA has protein sequence MNTSTNKSCIHIEKARQHNLKNISLDIPRDELVVICGPSGSGKSTLAFDIVYAEGQRRYVESLSAYARQFLPQMDKPDVEKIEGLSPAISLEQQSVSRNPRSTVGTVTEIYDFLRVFFARLGRMYCPQCGRPIEARAADEIIADILALPQGTKFMVLAPLVELQKGTHQDKFKKLKAEGFARVRVNGAFHTLDDVPALDKNKKHSIDLVVDRLVNKEGLRGRLADSVELALRYGEGRLVIHLPDRAAAGEEADTVHSTSSVCTHCRISLPAPSPQLFSFNGPQGACPRCVGLGGVDYFEPRLVAPNMGLSLNTGVLLPWATGKMFSRYEEALKALGKRFRFSLSTPLEEFSEDALAALFYGEDEHGRPARSSQGLRRNWMGGNVALGAGGDYQSEHFTEARSAGDVSVTAKRWPGVIPLLESGMQYGDAWREALSRYRQTMDCPDCKGARLNVNALSVRVDDLNIADFCNLSVERALEWLDRRTFTGRHVVIAEPLMKELTHRLSFMRSVGLEYLSLGRSMSTLSGGEAQRIRLASQLGSGLVGVTYVLDEPSIGLHPRDNERLLGTLRSLQARGNTVLVVEHDEATICEADTVIELGPGSGAHGGDIMFQGKVDDLLSQADTLTARYLRGDDTIALPDARREPQGELVLHNVTTNNLRNVECRIPLGVLTCVTGVSGSGKSSLVVDTLYKHLALNLGLRVDQPGTIGGLAYEGGAAPVERIVAIDQTPIGRTPRSNPATYTKIFDEIRNIFSMTQDARKRGYKPGRFSFNVRGGRCEACGGDGQIRVEMHFLPDVYVTCDVCKGKRYNHETLEVRYKGLNIAEVLNLTVRQARELFENYPALERRLAVLEEVGLEYLRLGQPATTLSGGEAQRIKISRELGKRSLPGTMYILDEPTTGLHMHEVGKLIKVLHALVDKGASVVVIEHNTDMILASDHVLDMGPGGGENGGLIVSAGTPEAIVADPQSVTGRFLMQERLDRIKRRKS, from the coding sequence TGTACGCCGAGGGGCAGCGCCGCTATGTGGAGTCCTTATCGGCCTACGCCCGTCAGTTTCTGCCCCAGATGGACAAGCCCGATGTGGAAAAAATAGAAGGGCTTTCACCCGCCATTTCTCTTGAGCAGCAGAGCGTTTCGCGCAATCCGCGCTCTACCGTGGGTACGGTGACGGAAATTTACGACTTTCTGCGCGTTTTTTTCGCCCGGCTGGGGCGTATGTACTGCCCCCAGTGCGGCCGGCCCATCGAAGCCCGCGCTGCTGATGAAATCATCGCTGATATTCTTGCCCTGCCCCAGGGTACAAAATTTATGGTGCTGGCCCCTCTTGTGGAACTGCAGAAAGGTACGCATCAGGACAAGTTTAAAAAACTCAAGGCTGAAGGCTTTGCCCGTGTGCGCGTCAATGGGGCCTTTCACACGCTGGATGACGTGCCCGCTCTCGATAAAAACAAAAAACACAGCATTGACCTTGTGGTGGACCGTCTGGTCAATAAAGAGGGCCTGCGCGGGCGTCTGGCCGACTCGGTGGAGCTGGCCCTGCGCTACGGCGAAGGGCGGCTTGTAATCCACCTGCCCGACAGGGCTGCCGCCGGTGAAGAGGCCGACACCGTGCACTCCACCTCATCTGTGTGCACGCACTGCCGCATTTCCCTGCCAGCGCCCAGCCCCCAGCTCTTTTCTTTCAACGGCCCCCAAGGAGCCTGCCCACGCTGCGTGGGACTTGGCGGGGTGGACTATTTCGAGCCGCGCCTGGTCGCACCCAATATGGGGCTTTCGCTGAACACGGGAGTGCTTCTGCCTTGGGCCACGGGCAAGATGTTCAGCCGTTATGAAGAGGCGCTCAAGGCGCTGGGCAAGCGTTTCAGGTTCAGCCTGTCCACACCGCTGGAAGAATTTTCTGAAGACGCCCTGGCTGCACTTTTTTATGGCGAGGACGAACACGGCAGACCTGCGCGTTCTTCTCAGGGCCTGCGCCGTAACTGGATGGGCGGCAATGTGGCCCTGGGGGCCGGCGGCGACTACCAGAGCGAGCATTTTACCGAGGCCAGAAGTGCCGGAGATGTAAGCGTAACTGCAAAACGCTGGCCCGGCGTGATTCCCCTGCTGGAAAGCGGTATGCAGTACGGCGATGCCTGGCGCGAAGCGCTTTCACGCTACCGCCAGACCATGGACTGTCCGGACTGCAAGGGCGCGCGGCTCAATGTCAACGCGCTTTCGGTGCGTGTGGACGATCTGAATATTGCGGATTTTTGCAATCTTTCGGTGGAGCGCGCCCTGGAATGGCTGGACAGGCGCACGTTCACGGGGCGCCATGTGGTTATTGCCGAGCCGCTCATGAAAGAGCTGACCCACCGTTTGTCCTTCATGCGCAGCGTGGGGCTGGAATATCTTTCGCTGGGGCGCTCCATGTCCACCCTTTCCGGTGGCGAGGCGCAGCGCATCCGGCTGGCAAGCCAGCTCGGCTCCGGCCTTGTAGGGGTGACCTATGTGCTGGACGAGCCGTCCATCGGTCTGCATCCGCGCGACAATGAGCGGCTGCTGGGTACGCTGCGCTCGCTTCAGGCACGTGGCAATACGGTGCTGGTGGTGGAGCATGACGAGGCCACCATCTGCGAGGCTGATACGGTTATCGAGCTTGGTCCCGGTTCCGGTGCGCACGGCGGGGACATCATGTTTCAGGGCAAGGTGGACGATCTGCTTTCTCAGGCAGATACGCTGACGGCCCGCTATCTGCGTGGCGACGACACCATCGCTCTGCCCGATGCCCGGCGTGAGCCGCAGGGCGAGCTGGTGCTGCACAACGTGACCACCAACAACCTGCGCAATGTGGAATGCCGCATTCCCCTTGGCGTACTGACCTGCGTGACGGGCGTTTCCGGCTCGGGAAAAAGCTCGCTGGTGGTTGATACACTCTACAAGCATCTGGCCCTGAACCTGGGCCTGCGCGTGGACCAGCCCGGCACCATCGGCGGCCTGGCATATGAGGGCGGGGCTGCCCCTGTGGAGCGAATCGTGGCGATCGACCAGACGCCCATCGGACGTACCCCGCGCTCGAACCCGGCCACCTATACAAAAATATTTGACGAAATACGCAATATTTTTTCCATGACGCAGGACGCCCGCAAACGCGGCTACAAGCCGGGGCGTTTCAGCTTTAACGTGCGCGGCGGGCGTTGCGAAGCCTGCGGCGGCGATGGGCAGATACGGGTGGAAATGCACTTTTTGCCTGACGTTTACGTTACCTGTGACGTGTGTAAGGGCAAGCGCTATAATCACGAAACCCTTGAGGTGCGCTACAAGGGCCTGAATATCGCTGAGGTACTCAACCTTACCGTGCGGCAGGCCAGGGAACTGTTTGAAAACTATCCCGCGCTGGAGCGTCGCCTGGCAGTGCTGGAAGAAGTGGGGCTGGAATACCTGCGGCTCGGGCAGCCCGCCACCACACTTTCCGGGGGCGAGGCCCAGCGCATCAAGATCTCGCGCGAACTGGGCAAGCGTTCCCTGCCCGGAACCATGTACATCCTGGACGAACCGACCACGGGCCTGCACATGCACGAAGTGGGCAAGCTCATCAAGGTGCTGCACGCTCTGGTGGACAAGGGAGCCAGTGTGGTGGTCATCGAGCATAATACCGACATGATTCTGGCTTCGGACCATGTTCTTGATATGGGACCGGGCGGTGGAGAAAACGGCGGGCTGATTGTTTCCGCAGGTACCCCCGAGGCCATCGTGGCTGACCCCCAGTCCGTCACCGGGCGTTTTCTTATGCAGGAACGGCTGGACAGGATAAAGCGGCGCAAAAGCTGA